A genomic segment from Nematostella vectensis chromosome 6, jaNemVect1.1, whole genome shotgun sequence encodes:
- the LOC5506736 gene encoding hemagglutinin/amebocyte aggregation factor isoform X1, with translation MNAIRNVALLLALLVLADMFVNTDAWRRRRRRNPPPPPPPPSPPPPCHPPALPSTYRWYNQWGGSFNVKCPAGSTLSMIRSLYSRCHHDRVFSFACKYSRLSYTTGSEVCNWSSSYVNSYLGAMSFTCPGNGFVAGVHSEHSNSAGDRRFKFKCCSRLNVQRYGCYTTGHINDYQQIFHYALPHGTYLAGVESHFNASKRDRLWKLRICGARVRLCKWSLI, from the exons ATGAATGCCATCCGCAACGTAGCGCTTCTATTGGCTCTCCTGGTGTTGGCTGACATGTTTGTCAATACGGATGCGTGGCGccgaagaagaagaagaaatccgccacccccacccccacccccatccccacccccaccctgTCACCCACCTGCCCTGCCTAGTACCTATCGCTGGTACAACCAATGGGGTGGTTCATTTAACGTCAAATGTCCGGCAG GTTCCACCCTGAGCATGATCCGCTCCCTGTACAGCCGCTGCCACCACGATCGCGTCTTCTCATTCGCCTGCAAATACAGCAGGCTGTCGTACACTACTGGCTCTGAGGTCTGCAACTGGTCTTCGAGCTACGTCAACTCTTACCTCGGGGCCATGAGCTTTACTTGCCCTGGAAATGGATTCGTCGCTGGAGTACACAGCGAACACAGCAATAGTGCTGGAGACAG GAGGTTCAAGTTCAAGTGTTGTTCGCGTCTCAACGTTCAGCGTTACGGCTGTTACACTACTGGTCACATTAACGACTACCAGCAGATCTTCCACTACGCTCTGCCCCACGGGACTTACCTGGCCGGCGTGGAGAGTCATTTCAACGCATCTAAGCG TGATCGCCTTTGGAAGCTGAGGATCTGCGGGGCCCGCGTGCGCCTCTGTAAATGGTCCCTGATCTAG
- the LOC5506736 gene encoding hemagglutinin/amebocyte aggregation factor isoform X2, with protein MNAIRNVALLLALLVLADMFVNTDAWRPPCHPPALPSTYRWYNQWGGSFNVKCPAGSTLSMIRSLYSRCHHDRVFSFACKYSRLSYTTGSEVCNWSSSYVNSYLGAMSFTCPGNGFVAGVHSEHSNSAGDRRFKFKCCSRLNVQRYGCYTTGHINDYQQIFHYALPHGTYLAGVESHFNASKRDRLWKLRICGARVRLCKWSLI; from the exons ATGAATGCCATCCGCAACGTAGCGCTTCTATTGGCTCTCCTGGTGTTGGCTGACATGTTTGTCAATACGGATGCGTGGCG cccaccctgTCACCCACCTGCCCTGCCTAGTACCTATCGCTGGTACAACCAATGGGGTGGTTCATTTAACGTCAAATGTCCGGCAG GTTCCACCCTGAGCATGATCCGCTCCCTGTACAGCCGCTGCCACCACGATCGCGTCTTCTCATTCGCCTGCAAATACAGCAGGCTGTCGTACACTACTGGCTCTGAGGTCTGCAACTGGTCTTCGAGCTACGTCAACTCTTACCTCGGGGCCATGAGCTTTACTTGCCCTGGAAATGGATTCGTCGCTGGAGTACACAGCGAACACAGCAATAGTGCTGGAGACAG GAGGTTCAAGTTCAAGTGTTGTTCGCGTCTCAACGTTCAGCGTTACGGCTGTTACACTACTGGTCACATTAACGACTACCAGCAGATCTTCCACTACGCTCTGCCCCACGGGACTTACCTGGCCGGCGTGGAGAGTCATTTCAACGCATCTAAGCG TGATCGCCTTTGGAAGCTGAGGATCTGCGGGGCCCGCGTGCGCCTCTGTAAATGGTCCCTGATCTAG